In Embleya scabrispora, the DNA window CGGTCAGGAACGGCAGCTCGAACCGGTACGCGTCGATCTGCCACGCGATCGAGACCTCTTCGGGGTCCCGGGTCCGCCGGCTGGGGACGATGGCGACGTCGTCGAAGTGATAGGCACGCCGGCCACGCTTGCCCCGGCCGATTTCGACCTCAGTCACGTTGCGCCTCTCCTGCTGGAATCGGTGGCTGGGAAAATCCCCGTATCCCAGGGTACGGGGCGAGTACGCAGGCGAGAGGCCCCGCCCGGCGTACGGACGGGGCCCCTCGGTGTAGTACGGATACCACGGCGCCCGCTAGCGCGAGTGGTAGTTCGGCGCTTCCTGCGTCATGTGGATGTCGTGCGGGTGCGACTCCTTGAGGCCGGCCGAGGTGATCCGCACGAAGCGGCCCTTGTCCTGGAGCTCGGCCACGGTCGCGGCGCCGGCGTAGCCCATCGAGGCGCGCAGGCCGCCGATCAGCTGGTGCGCGACGGCGGACAGCGGGCCCCGGTAGGGCACCTGGCCCTCGATGCCCTCGGGGACGAGCTTGTCCTCGGAGAGCACGTCGTCCTGGAAGTAGCGGTCCTTGGAGAAGGACTTGGCCTGGCCGCGCGACTGCATCGCGCCGAGCGAGCCCATGCCCCGGTAGGACTTGAACTGCTTGCCGTTGATGAAGATCAGGTCACCGGGGCTCTCCTCGCAACCCGCGAGCAGGCTGCCCAGCATCACCGTGTCGGCACCTGCCGCGATCGCCTTGGCGATGTCGCCGGAATACTGCAGGCCGCCGTCGCCGATCACCGGCACGCCCGCCGCCCGCGCCGCCTGCGCCGCCTCGTAGATCGCGGTGACCTGGGGCGCGCCGACGCCGGCGATCACCCGGGTGGTACAGATCGAGCCGGGACCGACGCCGACCTTGACGCCGTCCACGCCCGCGTCGATCAGCGCCTGGGCGCCGTCGCGGGTGGCCACGTTGCCGCCGATCACGTCGACCTTGGTGTTCGCCTTGACCTTGGCGATCATCTCCAGGACGTTGCGCGAGTGGCCGTGCGCGCTGTCCACCACGATGAAGTCGACGCCGGCCTCGACCAGCGCCTGGGCGCGGCGGTAGCTGTCGTCGCCGGTGCCGATCGCGGCGCCGACCACGAGCCGGCCGTCGGCGTCCTTGGTCGCGTGCGGATACTGCTCGCTCTTGACGAAGTCCTTGACCGTGATCAGGCCGTGCAGCTTGCCGGCGTCGTCGATCAGCGGCAGCTTCTCCACCTTGTGCCGGCGCAGCAGCTCCATCGCCTGATCGCCGGTGGTGCCGACCTTGCCGGTGACCAGCGGCATCGGGGTCATGATGTCGCGCACGCGGCGCGAGTGGTCGACCTCGAAGCGCAGGTCGCGGTTGGTGACGATGCCGAGCAGTCGGCCCTTGTCGTCGGTGACCGGGACGCCGCTGATCCGGAACCGCGCGCACAGCGCGTCGACTTCCTGCAGCGTGGCGTCGGCACCGATGGTGATCGGGTCGAGCACCATGCCGGCCTCGGACCGCTTGACCGTGTCCGCCTGCGCGGCCTGGTCCTCCACCGACAGGTTGCGGTGCAGCACCCCGACGCCGCCCTGACGGGCCATGGCGATCGCCATCCGCGCCTCGGTGACGGTGTCCATCGCCGACGACAGCAGCGGGATCCGGACGCGGATGTTGCGGGTGACCCGGGCGGAGGTGTCCACCTCGCTCGGCACGACGTCGGACGCGCCCGGCAGCAGCAGGACATCGTCGTACGTCAGCCCGAGCATCGCGAACTTCTCGGGTACGCCGTCGGCCGTGAGACTCATGACACCTTCCGAAGGTATTCCGATGGACCGCTCCGCCGGCCCCGCGGGGAACGGGGTCCCCGGGTAGCCGGGTAGGACGAGAACGCGCTCTCGGCAAGCGGATGGGTGGGTTGAGGGTTCATGCTACTGGCCCCGCGCGGTGCTTCGAGCCCGCTTGCCGACGGTGGGCACAACGGCACACCCGGCCCCGACCATTCCCGGCCGGCCTCAGCACCGGTCCGGCACCACCCGACGGCGGTTCGCGGCGGTGCCGTCCACCTCGGCGAGCAGCGCGTCGAACAAGCCGACGATCCGGTCCTGGACGGGGAGCGGGCGCCGCCGGCGCAACTGCTCCACGAGCTCGTCGTCCTGGCGCAGCAGACCCAGGTCGGCGGTGCCGGATCGGCCGCCGAACCGCACACCGCCGCCGCTCACGCGGTCTTCTCCTCGCCCGCCAACGCCCGCAGGCGGGTCAGCGCGCGATGCTGGGCGACCCGCACCGCACCGGGCGACATGCCCATCGCCCGCCCGGTCTCCTCGGCGGACAACCCGACCGCGACCCGCAGCACGAGCAGTTCGCGCAGGTTGTCGGGCAGTCTGCCGAGCAGGGCGCGCGCGTGCGCGGCGTCGCTGCGCCGCACCACCTGGTCCTCGGGCCCGGGGTGGTCGTCCACCGCCTCGGGCAGATCGCAGGTGGGCACCGCGCCGCGCATCGCGGCGCGCTGCACGTCGACCACCTTGTGTGCCGCGATACCGAACACGAACGCCTCGAACGGGCGCCCCTCGTCGCGATATCGCGGCAGCGCGGAGAGCACCGCCAGGCACACCTCCTGCGCGGCGTCGTCGGCCGCGTGCTCGGCGCCGGAGACCCGGCCGAGCCGGGCCCGGCAGTAGCGCAACACCAGCGGTCGGACGTAGGCGAGCAGTTCGTCGGTCGCCTGCACATCCCCCTGGACCGCGCGGACGACGACGGCACGCATGCCGTCGTCGGCGTGCGCGTGTGCTTCGTACGACTCGTCCGGCATTCGCTCGGGGGTCCCACCCATGCCATTCAGTATGCAGGGATCGGCGACCGAATTCCGGCCGTGCCGACCCGGGGGACTCATCCGGCCCCCCGGGCAACGGCATTCACCGCACGGACCCTCGCCCGTCGGGGGCCGTCGGCACCCGCCTCATCGCACAAGTCCCCACCGACCGTGCCCGCCCGGACGAACCCCCGGGCCCTCGCGCTCGGGGAGGTCCTCGCGGACGTTCGTCATCGCACGAGTCCCCACCGGAATCCCAGCGCGACCGCGTGTGCCCGGTCGGACGCGCCCAACTTCTTGAACAGGCGTCGGGCGTGGGTCTTGACCGTGTCCTCCGACAGGAACAACTCGCGCCCGATCTCGGCGTTGCTGCGCCCGTGGCTCATGCCCTCGAGCACCTGGATCTCCCGTGCCGTCAGGGTCGGCGCCACGCCCATGTCGGGCGAGCGCAACCGCCGGGGCGCCAGCCGCCACGTCGGGTCGGCGAGCGCCTGGGAGACGGTCGCGCGCAGTTCCGCGCGCGACGCGTCCTTGTGCAGATATCCCCGAGCCCCGGCGGCGACCGCGAGGGCCACCCCGTCCAGGTCCTCGGCCATCGTCAGCATGATCACCCGTGCGCCGGGGTCGCCGGCCAAAAGGCGGCGCACCGCCTCGACGCCGCCGAGCCCGGGCATCCGCACGTCCATGAGGACGAGGTCGGACCGCTCCGCGCCCCAGCGCCGCAGTACCTCCTCGCCACTCGTGGCCGTCGTCACCCTCTCGACGCCGGGGACCGTGGCCACCGCCCGCCGCAGGGTCTCCCGAACCAGCGGGGAATCGTCGCAGACCAGGACGGTCGTCATCGCCGGCCTCCGCAGTGGATCCGCGTCACGTTGAGCCTCCACGCCTGTACGTACCGTTTCCTTTGCGGCGGTCCCGAGGATCGGTGGCTCGGGATCCCGTCCCGACCGCCCTCATCGCCAACCGCTTCACCCACCCCAACGAGCATCACTCGAAAGGGTTACGGGGGGAGTTCCGCTCCGCCGCCACCACAACGAGGCGACCGTCCCGAAGGACACGCAAGGGTGAAGCCCGGCCGACCCACCCCACCCTGGAGTCGGCCCGCATCCCGGCTCCCCGCTGCCCCGAGCCCCGAATGCCCCTCCATGCCCATCATGCCCATTCGCACCACATCACCCCGATTCGCCCGATACTCCCGCCGCCGAGCCCAGCCTGGGTAATTTTTTCGAGATTCGATGCATAAGTCGGAATTAGGATTGGAACTGATCATTTCGTGACACAGTCGCACCTACTTCTGATCGCTTGATCACGACTGTTCTGCACGGTCCGCACCAGAGGTGGCATCCCTGCTCACCGATCACTCGTACGCGATAAGCAAGAGGGACGAGTCATGGCTGATTTCTCGCGACTCCCCGGCCCCAACGCCGACCTGTGGGACTGGCAGCTGTCGGCAGCCTGTCGCGGAGTCGACAGCGCACTGTTCTTCCATCCCGAAGGCGAGCGAGGCGCCGCCAGGGTCGCCCGGGAGGCTTCGGCCAAGGAAGTCTGCATGCGGTGCCCGGTCCGTCGCCAGTGCGCCACGCACGCGCTCAAGGTGCGCGAGCCGTATGGCGTATGGGGCGGGCTCACCGAGGACGAACGGGTGGAACTCGACAGCGACCGCCGGCACGGGGTCGCCGCGGAACGGGCGGCCGCGGCGAGCGGCGCGTCCGTGACGCACTGACCTTCGGGCAACGGCCCACGCGGGCACCCGCGCCTCGCCTCCCGCCCGACGGCGAAGCCCGACAACACCATCGCGAAACACGTTCGGCGGCCCGTCCCCAAGCCCGGGGGCGGGCCGCCGAACGTCGACGCGGGTCGGTCCCGCGCGTCCCGTGCCGACACGTGTCGGCACGGGACGCGCGGGAGGATTCGGCCCGTTATTGGGAGGCGGTCATGTCCATCTCCCACACCTTCGGCCAGTCCTTGCCCCGGAAGGAGGCGTCGGTGCCGCCGTCGCAGAAGACCACGGAGCCGACGAAGAAGCCCGACTCGCCGCCGAGCAGGAACGCCACCAGCGCGGCTATCTCCTCGGGTCGGCCGCCGCGACCGGCCGGGATGGTGTTCAGGAACATCTCCATGCCCTCGGCGGTCAGCGGGTCGGTGCGCCCCTCGGCCGTCATCGGGGTCTCGATCAGGCCCGGCGCGATCGCGTTGAGCCGAATACCGTCGGCGATGTACTCGGCGCACCGGGTGCGGGCGTACCAGGCGAGCGCCGCCTTGGTCGCGGGGTAGGCCTGGAGCGCCGCGAACTCGCCGAACGCCTCGGCGGCCGCGCTCGCCCCCGCCTCGTCCCCGGCCAGGCACGCGTCGGCCACCTCGACCGGCCAGTTGGGCTGCGCCGTCGTGGAGTTCGAGCTGATCAGCACGACCGAGGCACCGTCGCCCGCGGCGAGCAGCGGACGCAGCCCCTCCAGGAGCACGATCGCGCCGAAGTAGTTCACCGACACCAGCAGGGCGCCCGACCGACCGGTGGCCGCGGCCAGGCCCGCGAACGGCACGAAGCCGTCGAGCACGCCGCCGGACAGCTCGGTGACCCGCGTGATCGCCTCGGCCCGCCCCTCGGCCGTGCCCAGGTCCACGGTGACGTCGGCGTCGCGCAGGTCGACGCCGATCACCCGGTGCCCGTCCGCCTCGAGCCGGGCCTTGGTCGCGGCGCCCAGGCCGGAGGCCGCGCCGGTGATCGCGTAGGTACCCATGTGTCTCCTTCGTGCTGCTCGACGGGATCGGCCGCACCCGGCGGCTGACGGTCCGTCAGTTATCGGGCTCGGGCACTCTCGCA includes these proteins:
- the guaB gene encoding IMP dehydrogenase, which gives rise to MSLTADGVPEKFAMLGLTYDDVLLLPGASDVVPSEVDTSARVTRNIRVRIPLLSSAMDTVTEARMAIAMARQGGVGVLHRNLSVEDQAAQADTVKRSEAGMVLDPITIGADATLQEVDALCARFRISGVPVTDDKGRLLGIVTNRDLRFEVDHSRRVRDIMTPMPLVTGKVGTTGDQAMELLRRHKVEKLPLIDDAGKLHGLITVKDFVKSEQYPHATKDADGRLVVGAAIGTGDDSYRRAQALVEAGVDFIVVDSAHGHSRNVLEMIAKVKANTKVDVIGGNVATRDGAQALIDAGVDGVKVGVGPGSICTTRVIAGVGAPQVTAIYEAAQAARAAGVPVIGDGGLQYSGDIAKAIAAGADTVMLGSLLAGCEESPGDLIFINGKQFKSYRGMGSLGAMQSRGQAKSFSKDRYFQDDVLSEDKLVPEGIEGQVPYRGPLSAVAHQLIGGLRASMGYAGAATVAELQDKGRFVRITSAGLKESHPHDIHMTQEAPNYHSR
- the shbA gene encoding RNA polymerase sigma factor ShbA; the encoded protein is MPDESYEAHAHADDGMRAVVVRAVQGDVQATDELLAYVRPLVLRYCRARLGRVSGAEHAADDAAQEVCLAVLSALPRYRDEGRPFEAFVFGIAAHKVVDVQRAAMRGAVPTCDLPEAVDDHPGPEDQVVRRSDAAHARALLGRLPDNLRELLVLRVAVGLSAEETGRAMGMSPGAVRVAQHRALTRLRALAGEEKTA
- a CDS encoding response regulator transcription factor, with product MTTVLVCDDSPLVRETLRRAVATVPGVERVTTATSGEEVLRRWGAERSDLVLMDVRMPGLGGVEAVRRLLAGDPGARVIMLTMAEDLDGVALAVAAGARGYLHKDASRAELRATVSQALADPTWRLAPRRLRSPDMGVAPTLTAREIQVLEGMSHGRSNAEIGRELFLSEDTVKTHARRLFKKLGASDRAHAVALGFRWGLVR
- a CDS encoding WhiB family transcriptional regulator — its product is MADFSRLPGPNADLWDWQLSAACRGVDSALFFHPEGERGAARVAREASAKEVCMRCPVRRQCATHALKVREPYGVWGGLTEDERVELDSDRRHGVAAERAAAASGASVTH
- a CDS encoding SDR family oxidoreductase, producing MGTYAITGAASGLGAATKARLEADGHRVIGVDLRDADVTVDLGTAEGRAEAITRVTELSGGVLDGFVPFAGLAAATGRSGALLVSVNYFGAIVLLEGLRPLLAAGDGASVVLISSNSTTAQPNWPVEVADACLAGDEAGASAAAEAFGEFAALQAYPATKAALAWYARTRCAEYIADGIRLNAIAPGLIETPMTAEGRTDPLTAEGMEMFLNTIPAGRGGRPEEIAALVAFLLGGESGFFVGSVVFCDGGTDASFRGKDWPKVWEMDMTASQ